The sequence below is a genomic window from Oreochromis aureus strain Israel breed Guangdong linkage group 12, ZZ_aureus, whole genome shotgun sequence.
TTAGTGATTCTTGGCTGCACATGAGtctgtaaaaaaacaataaaaaagcaaacaaaaaccagaagaatccttaaatattaaaatgaaagttaaaatattttttgtgtttgtcttctACAGAAATGTGAGCAAGGAGCATGAGGGCTCGTATCACTGTGAAGCATCAAACCAGAAAGAGACAATCAGGTCGCAGCCAGCCTTCCTACTTCCAGCTGGTATTGTAAACTCTGAACTGTTCAACTCAAGCAAGTGAATTGCCTTGTTAAAACCGTTTAGATTTCTGCTTCAGCAGATTCCATGCTGTAAAAATCTGCAAAATCCAATAAAAGCAGATGTCCAACCTTATTAGTGAtttacattttgtgtttacagaAATGGACTGGAGTTTTGTGCAGCAGCCCACAAATCTAACGGTGAAGAGTGGCAAAAATGTCACGGTCACCTGTAGGCCTCCGTACAGCAGACCAGCAGCGCAGGTGTCCTGGTTTAAAAACAACCGGCTTCTCGCTCCCGCTGATCATGTAACAGTGCTGCCCAGTGGAGATCTGTTCATCCACAGGTCATATAAATTAAAACTAATTGGGGCAAAACTTGTAAATGTTTTACTTTAGTTAATTTGCATTGTTTACGGTATGTTTAGCGCTTAACACGAAGTCATAGAGTTATAAAATTGTGCCTGTAAATACAGCTCGaggcagtttttgtttttaaaagctcTGCTGACCTGTTTCataattttctctgtagtgtGCAGGAGCACGATAGTGGCAGCTACTTCTGCAGGGCCTCAAACACCCATCTTCAAAGATTTCTTACCTCGAGACGAGCAACACTCACTGTTCTGGGTATGACATCTGGCAGACCTCCCTACTATCTCActggaaatatatatatatatatatatataggtgcATAATAATATTCCTGACAGTGCTTTCCCTTCCTTGCAGCCCCTCCATCAGTCAAGCTATGGCCCCAGGTGTTGACGGTGCCTTTGGGTGCTCAGGTGGCGCTGGAATGTCAGGTGTCTGGCCACCCTTTACCGTCCATCAGCTGGATGAAAAGAGGCCACACCAGGCAGACAGGAGGCAAAATTGCACTGGGGTAAGTTACAGTGTTCTGACTTTTGAAAATTTAGTACACAAGCTGTTCATACTGTAATATATGGCAGCTTTCATGTTTCTTATTCAGACAGAGAAATGCCACTCTCTACATCCAGTCAGTCCGGAGCTACGATGAGGGGGTGTATGTGTGCGAGGCGTCCAACACACTGGGACAAAGCCATGGCACAGCACTCCTGAGAGTTGCTGGTAAATTTTAAACCTTACTGTTTTGCAATGTATTTACCCCTCAGATCAATAGGTGAGTCAAAGTCAAGTCAGGAGCATGTGCCTGATACTTACTAAGCATTTATACACTTTAGACGGTGTGGTTGGTTCAATACTAGGTATGACGACAGGTATCTTCTTGTTGTTAATGCAAACTTTTTAGATCATGATGAAGGAGAGGATTTAGATGTGAGTTTGGTCTGACCCACTGATAAGTGTACTAAGTAAAGCAAACCCTAACCAGGAAGGCAAAGCGATTGTTGTCCCTCTGCTTTGTGCCCCTATTTAACATTGCTTTTAATTTGCAGTGAATTTGTAATTCCCTATAAGGTATCTTCATATAGTGTACATAATATTATCAAAGCATGGGTGTGGTCCTCATTGGCAGATCAACAAGTGTGTGTGatcatttattttaacatgtCAGCTGTACTGTGTTGATTCGAGAGTGCAGGAAAACTAGGctgcaaaaatgaaaaatcatgaATATTTATCTAATAGATATTAAGCTAAAATGTattaaagcaaagcaaagcaaagcaaagaaaagaaaagaaaagaaaagaaagattcTTCTTGTGCAGTACAAACGTCTTACAAATTTGAAATTAAAGGACATGGAGATCACCTTGAAATCCAGTCTTGCAAATGTAATCAAAGTAACAGACCATTTGAATGAAATTGTAAGTTTATTTGCCATCTGCACACATTGCTAGTTTATTCTAAAGAATCATAGTCCAGGTAGCAGAACATACCGTGTCCTCAAAGTTTTACATAGTTACTAAAATCTTTACAGGGGAACAGTTCTTGTATGTGTTATTTCTTTAAGGCACTTCTATGATCTATGAGCTTTATGTGACTTTTTTGATATTGTCTTTTCCATTTCCCCTCTGCTTGGGTCAGTGAGCCCTGTAATAGTGGTCTTTAAAGATCAGGTGACCTACACGATTGGGACTTTAGTGGTCCTGCCCTGCAGAGCAGTGGGGATTCTGCCTATCACATACACCTGGACGAGGGGCAGAACAGAGCCACAGTCCCCTATCAGTACCACTGAAGGCAGACACATAGATGGTGAGTCTAGTTTGTCTGGAGTCATTCTGCATTACTTTTCATCATGAAAACAGAGTAACCGTTTCAGGCACAACTTCCCCTACTTCATAGGTATGTAGAAGAGAATGAAATCTGAAGAAGTTAATGTAACACATAGAAGAACTTTATTGCTTGATGACCCTGATTAAGGCCACAGATCCAGTCAAGCAGTAGAGTTGTTCTATATACTACATGTGCTGCTGCAGCTTGAACTTTCTCAGCATTTATTTTAATCACCAGGTCCATCATTTGGAGTTGTTTTCAGCATTTAAAATAAGTAGCATTCTTGGCAGAGATGGAAGTATACACGAAAAAGTTTTTCTAATTCCTAAACGGGATGCGAGATCTCAGCTCTTTGTGTTTTATAATGTTTCATCTTCTGGCCTGCAGAAAATGGATCCTTGCATATTTCCAGTGTGCAGTACTCTGATGCAGGAGAGTATTACTGCACTGCTGAGAACCGAGCAGGACGACATCAGAAACGGATGATCCTCATCATCACAGGTGTGTTGATTGACCACCTCATGTTATTTCTTCTCAGTGGCAATATTACTAAAATCATACCTAAAGCTGAACAAAAATAAGGATGTAAAATGTATGAACAATTTGGTGATTTAATTGAAGTGACAGACTCCAATATGTTGAGATCAAAGCTTTGTGAGGGATCAGACTAGTTTTTTCAGGACATTGAGATGTTTTTCATGACCATCAGTGTATGTTTGGATCAGTATAATAAATGTGGGTCACTCAGATACTTCTGTCAGGGGAATTTGCAACTGTCTTCTGGTCATTTAGAGTGAGTGCTTATATGAAGTTCTACAATCACACAATGCATACTTATGCAACAAAATACTTCTTTGACCCCATATACCCAAGTTTCCTTTTCTTATTGATTCTCTTTCATGTCGTCCTTTGTCTTAAGCTGAAAATCGACCTCCTGACAGAGGCAAACAGACAAGACTGGTTTTGTCTGCTGTGAGTATTGAGGATGTGGAAGTCTTTCCTGTGGCTTGTGTTTGTTCCCAAATCATTTTGCTAAACCTTGGTTTTATTTTCATAAGCAGTTCCAGTGTAGAAGCTGTAAATTCTCTAAgtgcactttttcacacagatcATGATCTTGTATTGTCTGCCCCTGTTTATTATTTGGTCTGTGGACTTAGTCATTTTTGACTGTGTCAAATGTGTCTCCTCTGAAAATAATCAgtgttttgaatattttttagAGCACCAGCGATAATGAACAACATCCAGCTTCCAAGTGGAGCGACTCAATAGCTGAGCAGCGCTTTAAAACAACACGTTATCCACATGTACAGGAAAAGCGTAACGAGACAACAtgtatgtattaaaaaaaacttagctacagtcatgtgatttgtAGGTCATTCAACATAACAAATATATAGTTGCAAGTTAACAGGCTAAAATAAGGTGTTATAAGGTTATGAGGTAAAATGAAGATGGCTGAAAGCAGTAGTAAGGTCTCAGTCatacaggcctagagaccacTCAGTGACTCCCCCAGGCAACCACAGGTCActaaggaaaaatgtgtattcctaGATTTTAGAAGTTTTTAGTGGTTGCTGGCAGTTGCTAGGTAAAATTGGTCACAAAGAGGGATTCAGATCCTCAATGAAAACCTTGTTGCAATTACTTTGGTTGCCAGCAGATTGCTGTGGTCAGCtgcagtttgcatggaagacatCAACTTTTTCACCAACACTCACCAACTACTCACCAAGCAGTACTGAAACAGTGTGACACAAGTGGAACAGAAACTGTTCCCCCTGAAactctctcaccccaaccggtcgcggtAGATGGgctcccctccctgagcctggttctgccggaggtttcttcctgttataagggagtttttccttcccactgtcaccaaagtgcttgctcatagggggtcatatgattgttggatttttctctgtatatattattgtagggtctacctacaatataaagcgccttgaggcaactgtagttgtgatttggcgctatgtaaaaaaattgaatggaattcaactgaattgaattgaaactaAAAGTATCCCCTTTTGAAACTTCTTGATTAGAGCTGTAAGACACAGCTTTGACCCCAAAGGTTTCCAGGCACCGCACCTTTTCAAAAATTCCAGCAAGCACCTACCAACTGGTCAAGGAATACTGAATTTTCCCTAGTAACCTGCGGTTGCCAGAGAGTCAAGATCTATGTGACTTAAAGCTATGACTTAAAGAGTCATTCAAATAATTGTCTGCTTCCAGTCTAACATCAGAGGAAGAAGCAAGCATGCAATATATTTTTGTAATATCTATTATTCAGGCTTGGTCTTTGTACCAAGCTGCTTCAGTGGCTTTTCCAGGTTAACTGCTGAATGGTATGGTGTACCAGAGTCAGGCGATGGTAGAGTTAGAAGTTTGGTAACAAGAACTTCTCACAAACTTTCCAGGATAAAGGTATCATTTCCATTTTGTGGCTGTTACCTTgtcacaagagaaaaaaaaaaagatgtgtcaGGACTTCCAAAAAGCTAAAGGAAGTGCTAAACGCCAAATAATCCTGCTATAAGAGTTTTTCTGCTCAGATTTCAAAATTTACATGGacatattttgtttaaaaaagtaataaattatattattgtGTCTATGTTAATGCTACTTTATGATTCAGTTACAAGAAATTGATTGTAATAACATTGTAATAACAAATTGTAATAACATATTTTTTCCCCTGAATGACACATAATGATAACACACAACATAAAATTGTTTAGGATatatcaaagaaaacaaagcataaactctttattttatattttcaggtACCAGCCCAGACAGTGCAACTACATTTCCAACATTTTTAAGAAAAGCTGGGGCTGAGCTAAATATACCATTGAGGACGCTTGCCCATGTTTCACATCACCATTTGAAACAGCCAACAACCAATTCCACCCAGTTGTTACTCAATCAGATGGAGCCTCCTCTCCATCTGAACCTCCAATCAGAAGCTCTACACACCCAAGTACCAGTGACCATTAAACCACATTTTATTTCACACAGTGAACCAGCTGCAACACAGAGCCTGGCACCTGAAGTAACCAGTGGAGTGTTGGTCGAAACCCTTCAGCATCCATTCAGTGAAAGTCGATCCCATTTGAGACAAATGCCATCAAAATTTCTGCATTCAGCCAGTAACAAGTTGTTTATAGTGCCCAGTTCTCAGGACCATACTCTGCCTCAAGTTAATCAAATTGCAGAGACATCAATAACTCAGCAACCATCTCAGCTACGCGCTACTGGACCTTTTGGCTTTCTAAAATCGGACCCCTTCATGACAAGTCCAACACCAAATTCTGTTACCCACACTAAGATGAGACACACCGATTCAGTCACCCTGACAGTCGCCTACAAAACATCATCATTTCAGCCTTTGCAACCTTCACCAACCCTCTCACAAACAACTCAAACTGATCTTCAACACTCCTCTACCTTAAGTTTTCTACCAAAGTTTCATCTTGAGCTTTCTACAATTCAGTATAATCTGCCTTCAACAGATCTTCCATCTTCTTTAATCTCCAAGCCTCCAATATCCAAAATTCATCTTTCAACAACAACACCTTCAGCCAGTTCCAAACTTTTTCAAACCCAACCTGAATCATCTCCAACACAAAATTCACAGCTTCCATTCTCCACCATCCACCCTTCCGATCAGGCCCTCCATCCTTCATTGTTAGACCCTGAGGTAGTCCAACAGGTCAACAGGTCACATTGGCTGAATACTACTCATGCAAGTCATCCAGTTCAGCCAGAGCTCACAGACTGGTTGAAGAGGAACACTTCCCAGTCACCCATGACTAGCAATGATCCCAGGTAGGCAAAATAAAAAGATGATAGATTGATGAATATTTCACCTGAGTTTATTACATTTAGTGAACAAAAGTAATAAAACATCAATAAGTCACTATCTTCTCCATTTCAGAGTGAAGCAGCAATCACCATCATGGCTGCCTGTGCTGGAGAAACATGACATCCCCATTGTGGTGGGAGTGGGTGTATCTTTGGCTTTCATCTTTATCACTGTTACCTTCTATTCTGTGGTACAAAAGAATGAGCCCGCACCAACAAGCCGAGCAGGTCAGCAATACGCCCTGCATGACATGCTAGTGTCTTGGTTTTCCTTAAATCATGACCATATTTTGGCAAAATCAAAATGATTGGGGGGGTGAGGCTGCGACAGTCTAgtgatctgtccagggtgtaccccacctctcaccctatggtagctgggacaGACTCCAGCCCACCCTCGACCCTGAAATGAATAAGTGAGGATATTAGCTACTGAGGTGCTAGTGAAACAAGTTGTAATTAACTGTGGATTAGAGTGCTAACTTTGGCTAGTAAAAAAGACTCAGACAAAAGACAATATTTAATTAGcagagaaaataacaaaatatgCAATGACACGCTGGTTTAAAGAAGCCAAAagcctaataataataatacagctACAATTTAAAATAATGGATTGTATAAAAATTTCACCTCAATAAATTTATTATGAATAGGAAATTAAACTATAGAGACTAAAACCAGGAAGtaaacatttgtatttttactttcaGTGCATTGGCATTTTAACATTGACTTGTTTAGGAATTAACTCGCTTAAAGAGCCgccctcaagtggccatttaaAGAATTGCAGGTTTTTCCATATACACTTGGCTCAAACAACCATGATATAACATAATAATAACTGAGCTCTACATGTGCTTTCAGATGAATTTTTAACACTGAACACAGTCTGGTTACCTCTTATATCTTTTTTCCAAGGTAAGCTAAATtagctttattttaaacaggTAATTGATCCAATTGTGTGACTCTACCAGAAAGCACATATGTAGAGCATTTTAACCCacactttttattattacatcAAAACCACATTACATGTCTTTGACAGCTCAGAGGAATTTAGGTGTTCCCATACGACATGCTGAACGTCGAGCTGCAGGACGTACGTATGAAAACAGGTACTCTATTTCTcagaatagaaaaataaattagCCTTCACAAACCATCTTTCTGCATTCTAAACCGAAGTGTTGTATGTCTTATGCAGAGCGTTTGAAGATGATGACTGTGTTGCAGTGATTGAACAGAGCCCCAATACATCAGAAACCCGAGCCAGACCACCAGGGCCCAGCCTGGTTACGGTGCAGATGGAGCCCACGTTTGACCAACTACAAGAGGATACCCAGCGCTCTCTGGACAACCACTCAATCACTGTAGAGATGTACCCTGAGCCTATTCTTGACACCAAGGTCTGGTAACACAGAAACACGTTACCATAAAAAAATGTATCCAGAAATTTGTATCCGTGTTTAAGGGGAAGTTAAGAAAGTTACAAATGTATTGAGGCAACACAATAGTATTGTGATCAGCACCATTGCCCCACAGCAAGAAGGCCCTGGGCTTGAATCTACCGAGCAAcaggggcctttctgtgtgaacAGCCAATGatgattcttcttcttctttggacTTCTTAGGCGGTCAACACATCAGTCGCAGTCTCACCCCATCCCTTACATCCTTTAACCCTCTTTATGTCCTCTTTCACTAACTCCATGAATTTTCTCTAGGGTCTTCCCCTTTtcttcctgcctggcagctccatattaaCAGAAAAATACTAACATATTTTGCTTATTATATtgactatccctcctctgcacatgtccaaactatCTCACCCTACCCTCTCTAACCTAGTCTCCAAACTcatcaacctgagctgtccctccaGTATACTAATTTCTAATTTTGTCCTGGTCACTCTCAGTCAAAATTTGAGTATCTTCACGTCTACTACCTCTCGCTCTGCCtcttgtctttttgtcagtgcttTCTCTCTTGGCAAtgataattttatttaaatagcacaTATGCTTTACATAGAAGATAAAAACCTGATTGCTGCCTCTTGCTGcgatccttctgtcacaaatcacccctgaaactcatctccacccactccatccAGCCTGGATAACtataagaggatggatggatgggtcaCACTGTTAATGATAAATATTAGAAATTATTATATTTAGTTATGAAAAGAGCATATCCAGCTTTGTTTATTTAACTAACAACTGTGGCATAGTATATAACCTATAGGGGGAGCTAACACCCTATATAAGTGTACAAACAGTCACAGTTTGCACAGtttaataaaaagaacaaaccaTTAacgtaataaaaaaaaagtactgcaCTGAAAACAGTGCTGATGTCTCCATTTAATTTAAACTGGCACATGCAAGGAGTAAACCAACAGCCTTCTTGTAATAAAATGCTCAATCGTCAGAGTAGTTTTTAAAGATAACAATGTGGCAACAGTGTAATGATTTCAatgcattttaaacatttttctctTATGTTATTATTAACAAATACTCTCTACTTTCAGATTGATCCTTCTctggaggaggagaaagggTGCAGTTTGTCCCAGCCCAGCATTCAGGTGCACTGTACTGAGGATTGGACCAGTAACAGAGGAGACAACCAAAGCCCATGCCAGGACACGTTGCCTCCTCCGTCACCCTTAATCTCCCGTTCTCCTTCCCCATCGCCACCATCCAGGCGCGAGGAAGGCGTGCACTCTTCTTTAACACTGCAGAGTGCTGAGCCATGCGTTGCACCCATCCACCACAGTCTCAGCATCTCACATGGCAACCCTCCACTGTTGCTGTCTCACAACGTCTCTGTGGGCCTCACCACAGTAGCTGTTGATGTCCATTTTTACCCTGCAGCTACTGCTCCAATGGCAGTAGGGACTAGTACTCACATTAATTCAGTTTCAAACTCCTCAGCAGTGACTGCACCTCTTTTTAGCCCCACGTTAGCTAACAGCCAGGAGAATGATCAGTCAGCTTCCAGGCTGCACCAGTGTAAATAGCTACATTATAGGACAAATCATCTTCAGTGCTGGCACACATTAAGTGAAATGGGAACAAAGTTTTGGCTAGCTTGATGGTGTGGAGTTAGGAATGCATAGATTACTAACGGGCTGGCTAGCTGATCCAAATCACATTTAAGGGTGTTTTACACCAGTGGTGATAAGTAGAATATTGTATTTCTCTTGGAGttcatttacagattttttctgtgtgaaagaaaaaacaaacgtgaaaaaaaaaaagtgcggCAGACCAGAGTCAAACACCTATAGGTGTGAAAATGCCGTAAGTGACAAAGTAGCTAAgttg
It includes:
- the LOC116325635 gene encoding uncharacterized protein LOC116325635 isoform X1, translated to MKLQAGLLVAPMELGSRMQVCVSICLLPQMTSHLCLLILSGLAVSSQLGLEDVFFSPLDQTVREGEGVFLRCVSGESSPPASITWLKDGKVVTRGRQIQGEYGGGHQKKTSGTLHLFNITLEDEGVYICVTHNPSLNISKKSKQARLTVQGVPRRLQFIQGPDNITVAIGTEVSMHCSVLGFPVPMVHWFKDGCLLMNCSGSFSLQNNGQLLTFRNVSKEHEGSYHCEASNQKETIRSQPAFLLPAEMDWSFVQQPTNLTVKSGKNVTVTCRPPYSRPAAQVSWFKNNRLLAPADHVTVLPSGDLFIHSVQEHDSGSYFCRASNTHLQRFLTSRRATLTVLAPPSVKLWPQVLTVPLGAQVALECQVSGHPLPSISWMKRGHTRQTGGKIALGQRNATLYIQSVRSYDEGVYVCEASNTLGQSHGTALLRVAVSPVIVVFKDQVTYTIGTLVVLPCRAVGILPITYTWTRGRTEPQSPISTTEGRHIDENGSLHISSVQYSDAGEYYCTAENRAGRHQKRMILIITAENRPPDRGKQTRLVLSASTSDNEQHPASKWSDSIAEQRFKTTRYPHVQEKRNETTCTSPDSATTFPTFLRKAGAELNIPLRTLAHVSHHHLKQPTTNSTQLLLNQMEPPLHLNLQSEALHTQVPVTIKPHFISHSEPAATQSLAPEVTSGVLVETLQHPFSESRSHLRQMPSKFLHSASNKLFIVPSSQDHTLPQVNQIAETSITQQPSQLRATGPFGFLKSDPFMTSPTPNSVTHTKMRHTDSVTLTVAYKTSSFQPLQPSPTLSQTTQTDLQHSSTLSFLPKFHLELSTIQYNLPSTDLPSSLISKPPISKIHLSTTTPSASSKLFQTQPESSPTQNSQLPFSTIHPSDQALHPSLLDPEVVQQVNRSHWLNTTHASHPVQPELTDWLKRNTSQSPMTSNDPRVKQQSPSWLPVLEKHDIPIVVGVGVSLAFIFITVTFYSVVQKNEPAPTSRADEFLTLNTVWLPLISFFQAQRNLGVPIRHAERRAAGRTYENRAFEDDDCVAVIEQSPNTSETRARPPGPSLVTVQMEPTFDQLQEDTQRSLDNHSITVEMYPEPILDTKIDPSLEEEKGCSLSQPSIQVHCTEDWTSNRGDNQSPCQDTLPPPSPLISRSPSPSPPSRREEGVHSSLTLQSAEPCVAPIHHSLSISHGNPPLLLSHNVSVGLTTVAVDVHFYPAATAPMAVGTSTHINSVSNSSAVTAPLFSPTLANSQENDQSASRLHQCK
- the LOC116325635 gene encoding uncharacterized protein LOC116325635 isoform X2, with amino-acid sequence MKLQAGLLVAPMELGSRMQVCVSICLLPQMTSHLCLLILSGLAVSSQLGLEDVFFSPLDQTVREGEGVFLRCVSGESSPPASITWLKDGKVVTRGRQIQGEYGGGHQKKTSGTLHLFNITLEDEGVYICVTHNPSLNISKKSKQARLTVQGVPRRLQFIQGPDNITVAIGTEVSMHCSVLGFPVPMVHWFKDGCLLMNCSGSFSLQNNGQLLTFRNVSKEHEGSYHCEASNQKETIRSQPAFLLPAEMDWSFVQQPTNLTVKSGKNVTVTCRPPYSRPAAQVSWFKNNRLLAPADHVTVLPSGDLFIHSVQEHDSGSYFCRASNTHLQRFLTSRRATLTVLAPPSVKLWPQVLTVPLGAQVALECQVSGHPLPSISWMKRGHTRQTGGKIALGQRNATLYIQSVRSYDEGVYVCEASNTLGQSHGTALLRVAVSPVIVVFKDQVTYTIGTLVVLPCRAVGILPITYTWTRGRTEPQSPISTTEGRHIDENGSLHISSVQYSDAGEYYCTAENRAGRHQKRMILIITAENRPPDRGKQTRLVLSASTSDNEQHPASKWSDSIAEQRFKTTRYPHVQEKRNETTCTSPDSATTFPTFLRKAGAELNIPLRTLAHVSHHHLKQPTTNSTQLLLNQMEPPLHLNLQSEALHTQVPVTIKPHFISHSEPAATQSLAPEVTSGVLVETLQHPFSESRSHLRQMPSKFLHSASNKLFIVPSSQDHTLPQVNQIAETSITQQPSQLRATGPFGFLKSDPFMTSPTPNSVTHTKMRHTDSVTLTVAYKTSSFQPLQPSPTLSQTTQTDLQHSSTLSFLPKFHLELSTIQYNLPSTDLPSSLISKPPISKIHLSTTTPSASSKLFQTQPESSPTQNSQLPFSTIHPSDQALHPSLLDPEVVQQVNRSHWLNTTHASHPVQPELTDWLKRNTSQSPMTSNDPRVKQQSPSWLPVLEKHDIPIVVGVGVSLAFIFITVTFYSVVQKNEPAPTSRAAQRNLGVPIRHAERRAAGRTYENRAFEDDDCVAVIEQSPNTSETRARPPGPSLVTVQMEPTFDQLQEDTQRSLDNHSITVEMYPEPILDTKIDPSLEEEKGCSLSQPSIQVHCTEDWTSNRGDNQSPCQDTLPPPSPLISRSPSPSPPSRREEGVHSSLTLQSAEPCVAPIHHSLSISHGNPPLLLSHNVSVGLTTVAVDVHFYPAATAPMAVGTSTHINSVSNSSAVTAPLFSPTLANSQENDQSASRLHQCK